In Trueperaceae bacterium, the genomic stretch GCCCTGTTCGGGCTCGCCGACGTGAACCCCCGGACCATCAAGGTGGCCGTCAACCGGCGGGCGCGCCCGAAGCTGCCGCCCTACATCGAGCTGGTCCCGGTGAAGGTCGGCGAGCGCACGACTCACTACGAGGGGCTGGCGGCGCAGCCGGTAGCGGAGGCGATCTTGGCCTCGCGCGGGCGCATCGAGACTGAGCGGCTACGTGAGGCCGCCAAGCAGGCGCGAGCGGAAGGGCTGCTGACGACGGTCGAGTGGCGGCGCGTGAGGCGGGCATTGGCGGCGTGAGTTACGTTGGCGCGCCGAAGACCGTGCGCTCGCTAGAGCAGCGTATCCGCAACCTCGCGGGCGGCGAGGACCTGGCTCTACGGCGGCGCATCAGCATGGCGCTGGTGGTGGTCAGCCAGATGTTGCCCGAGGGCGCCATCAAGGGCGGTAGCGCCATGGCGCTGCGGTACGGTCGAAGGACGCGATTCACCCAGGACGTCGACGCTGCGCTGGTGAAGTCACTAGCCCGGTTCCAAAGCGACTTCGAGCAGTCCCTGGCAGCAGGTTGGCAAGGGTTCACCGGCAGGTTGATCAAGCGTCCCGCCCCGAAACCGCCGGCCGTGCCCACCGCTTACGTCATGCAGCCCTTCGAGGTGAAGCTCGACTACCGCGGCCGGTCATGGTGCAAGGTGAAGTTCGAGTTGGGGCACAACGAGCTGGGTGATGCGGACGAGCCGGAGTACCAGCTCGCCGAGGACCTATCGGACCTCTTCGCCGATGTAGGCTTCGATGCCCCGCAGCCTGCTCCGGTCCTGCGCGCTGAGCATCGGATCGCGCAGAAGCTCCACGCGCTATCTGCCGAGCGTAGTGATCGCGCACGCGACCTGGTTGACCTACAGCTTCTCGAGCAGCGCGAGGAGCTCGATCTCGTAGCCGTCGCTGCGACGTGCGCGCGGCTTTTCGATCACCGGCAGCAGCATGCATGGCCTCCGACGATCAGTTTGGGCGCGAACTGGGACACCCTCTACCTCGAGGCAGCCGAGGGCCTGGAGGTGCGCCCCGGTGTCGAGGAGGCGGTCACGTGGGCGAACGAGTTCATCCAGCGCAACGCGACGAACGGTACGCGGCCATCGTCAGCTAACGAGGGTTTCTAGTCGGCCAGCAACTTGAGGGTTCTGGTCGCAGAGACGTGTCCACCGAAGCCGGGAGGACCACCCAAGCGATTTCTGAATGGCTTCGGGAGGTCCCACAAGTGGGGCGATATCGACCGGGAGAACGGCTGGATCCGCATCGAGCGTAAGCTGACGCTCCTACCGGGCGGGGTGTTTACCTTCGACGAACCCAAGACCGAGGACAGAAAGCGCGCCGTTCCCCTGTCGCAGAAGATGGCTGCCATCCTCCAGGCGCATCTCAAGCGCCAGGAGGAGCTGCGCGCCTACGACGAGGAGTTAGACCTGGTCTTCGGTGATCTCAGCGGCCAGCCCGCGGACTCGCGCAACGTCCTGCGCCGCCCCGTGAAGCCAATCGCGAAGCGCGCTGGGATAAGGCGTAGCGTGACGCTGTACAGCGCGCGTTACTCCATCTTGACGGACGCGACCAACGGGACGCGCGCCCCCCAAGCTGACCTCGCGCGTCATGGGACACAAGCCCGTCACCTTCTCCGAGGACGTGCACGACGATCCAGACGGCGAGGCCCTGCGCGAGAGCACGGCCCACATGGACGCGTTCCTGCCCGATGCCGACAGCGGTTCCGAGGGAGAAGAGGCCGCTAAAGTCCCTTGGGACACTCTTTGGGACACTTTGAAGAATCCCGCGCTGATCACCTCGGCGCGGGATTCTCGTGTGTGACGTCCTGGACGTCATTTCCTAATGGTCGGGGTGGCCGGATTTGAACCGACGACCACTTGACCCCCAGTCAAGTGCGCTACCAGGCTGCGCTACACCCCGGTGTTCCTTCGTCCCTCACGCGGCGTCGGCTTCGGTGATCGCCGCGCGGGCGGCTTCCGTCAACCTGACCGGCCAGCGTCCAGGCCGGAGAGGAGTGTAACACGCGCCAGTTGGGAACTGAAGCGGTGCTTCGGGCCGGCCGGCGCGGTCTTTCAGACCCCACCGGCGACGAAACTGGCGCCGATGCCGAAGGCCATGACGGCGAAGAGGAACGCCGAAGCCGTGACGGTCACGGGCGTTAGGCGGGCTCGGCGCACGTCCTCGGGGAGCCAGTAGAAGATGAGGAAGAACAGCAGCGGGCCCAGACCACCAAGGTAATGGATGTAGAGCTGCTTCGGCCCGAGGCCCTGGTCGAGTAGCTTGATGCCAAGGAGCGCCTGCACGATCAGGCCCACCTGGGCAAGCACCAATGCGGCTTGACCCCACGCGGGCAGAGGGCGCCGGCGCCAGGCGAGCACGGTGCTCACGACGAGTGCCAGCAAGGTCAGGGCGAGCACCGCCACGCCGCTGACCACGTGAGCGGCGGGTGGCAACCATAACGAGTCGATCATCGGTCCTCCACGAGCGCGCCCGGGGCAGGCGCCGTGGCGCCGGCGCCTGCCGTTCGGGACGCGGCCCGGTGAGCTTACCCCGGACTCCGCTGGACGTCGGTCGGCGGCCGTGGATGCTGTAACGTCGGCACATGGCGCTTCCCGCCGAGCCCACGCTGGATCACCTCGTGTATGGCGTCACCGACCTGCCGGCGGCCGTCGAGCGCATCGCGGACGCGACGGGGGTCGCGCCCGTGGAGGGCGGACGCCACCTCGGGCGCGGAACTCGGAACTTCCTAGCCGGGTTCACGCCGACGGCGTACCTCGAGATCATCGCCCTCGACGCCGAGCACCCCACCGCGGCCGGCACCGCCGTGCCGTTCGGCGTGGACCGGCTGCGAGAGGACAGGCTCATCGCCTGGGCGGTCCATCCGTCTGGCGCGGCGGCGGCAGCGGCCGAGAGTCGCCGCCTCGGCGCGGACCATGGCGACCTGCGGGGCATGTCGCGGCTCACCACCTCTGGCGCGACGCTCGACTGGAGGCTCGCCCTCGCGGAGCCCGACGCGGCCGGCGCGCTCCCGTGGGGCGGCGTCGCGCCCTTCATCATCGACTGGGGCGCCACGCGCCACCCCGCTGCCGACCTGCCCCGTCTTCGCTTGGCGGGCTTCATGCTCGTCACGCCCGACGTGACCGCCCTGCGGCAGCTCCTCGGCGCCGTCGGCGCCACGAGCGACCCGCCGCCCAGCATGGTGGCGGGCCCCGCCGGACTCCGCGCGATCATCGCGGGTCCACGCGGCGAGCTGGAACTGTAGAGCACACCGCGGCGGCCGGACGCCTTGACCCCGTATCATCCGGTCGTGCACCACTCGGCGGCCACCAACTTGGAACCGCTCGACGTCCTGGGTCCCGATGGCCGGTCCACGGGCGTGGTCAAGGCGCGCGGGAAGGTCCACGAGGACGGCGACTGGCACCGCGCCATCCACATCTGGGTCGTCCAGCAGGAGCGCTACGTGCTCCTGCAACGCCGCTCGCGCGACAAGGAGCTCGAGCCGCTCAGGCTAGACGTCAGCGTCGGCGGTCACCTGCGGGCGGGGGAGACGCTCCTCGACGCCCTTCGCGAGGCGGAGGAAGAGCTGGGCCTGGAACTCAGGCCAGGGCAGGTTGAGTACCTCGGCACCGCCGTCTCTGAGAGGCGATACCCGGGCCACGAGCCGCCGCTTCTCGACCGGGAGCACCAGGACGTCTACGTGGTGCGCGACGACCGCCCCCTCCAGGCGTACCGCCTCCAGGCGAGCGAGGTCGACACCCTCTACGAGGTGCCGCTCGAGAAGGCCATCGCCCTGTTCGAGGCCGGCGAGCCGGTCGCCGCGGCGGGCTACGACAGCATGCGCCGCCCCAGCGACGCGCTCCTCTACGCCGCGGACCTCCCCAGCCAGGGGAGGGAGGTCCACCTCGAGGCGCTGAGGCGCGTCGCGGCCTACCTGCGAGGCGAAGGGGCGCCGGACATCGCCCGGCGCCCCTTCGGCGTCTACACGCCGGCTGACGTCTAGTTCTCGATGACGGTCGGCACGATGAGGGGCGTGCGACCCGTCGCCTTCCGGATGTAGCGGCGCACGGGGTAGAAGATGTCGTCGCGGATGTCGCTCAACCGGCGCTTCTCGCGCACGCCCCGCTGCAGGCTCTCAAGCGCGATGCGCTCCACCTCGTCCTTGAGGCCGTTGTTGCCGTGCACGACGCCGCGCATGATCACCTCGACGGCGGGCGTCTTGCTGGCAAGGGCCATGATGACGACCACGCCCTCGGCCGAGAGCGTCTGCCGGTCGCGGATGATGGGCTCGGTCACCTCGTCGCCGGCCTTGCCGACCGTGTCGATGAGCACCACGCCGGCGTCGACGCTGCCCGTCACCTTCATGTCGTCGCGGCTCAGCTCCACCACGTCGCCGTTGGCGACGATCATCGTCTTCTGCGGCGGGTGGCTCATGCCGTCGGCGAGGCGTTGATGGTGCACCTGGTGGCGCATCTCGCCGTGCCACGGGAGGAAGAACTTGGGCCGGGTCAGGTCGAGGATGAGCTTGAGTTCCTCGCGGCTGGCGTGACCGGAGGCGTGCACCTTGTAGGCGGGCGGGTAGAGCACGTTGACGCGACTGGCGTAGAGCTGGTTGATCACGCGCCCGACCGCCTCCTCGTTGCCCGGGATGGGGTTGGAGGAGAGGATGACGGTGTCGCCGGGCTTGAGGCGGATCTTGCGGTGCGTACCGTTGGCGAGGCGCGACAGGGCGGCCATCGGCTGGCCTTGTGAACCGGTGCACAAGAAGAGTACCTTGTCGTCCTGCAGGTCGCCGATGTCGTCGGAGTTGAGGACGGGGTTGCGCGACTCGATGTAGCCCAGTTCCTGGGCGATGTTCATCGCCTTGATCATCGAGCGCCCCTCGAGGACCACGCGCCGCCCGTACTTCTCCGCGATGCGCAGGAAGTTCTGCAGCCGGTGAACGTGCGAGGAGAACGTGGTGACGATCACGCGCCCCTTGGCCTTGGCCACGATCTCGTCCACGGCCATCGCCACGTCGTGCTCGCTCGGCGTGTAACCCGGGCGCTCCGCGTTCGTGCTGTCGGAGATGAGGAGCAGCACGCCCTCGGCGCCCGCCTGCGCCAGCTTGTGCAGGTGGCTCGTCTTGCCGTCCGCCGGGTTGTAATCGAGCTTGAAGTCGCCCGAGTGCACCACGCGCCCGATGGGCGTGTGGATGACCAGTCCCGAGTTGTCCGGGATGGAGTGGGTCATCCGGAAGAAGTCGACGGTGAAGTTCGGGCTGATCTTGACGCGGGCGTCGGTGCTTATCTCGTGCAGGTCGACGTCGGCCTCGCTGAGCTTGAACTCCTCGAACTTGCCGCGCAGCAGCCCGAGCGTGAGGCGCGCGCCGTACATGGGGACCTTCGGGAGCAGCCGCAGCATGTACGGCAGCCCCCCGATGTGGTCTTCGTGCCCGTGCGTGAGGACCCAACCCTTCACCTTGTGGGCGTTCTCGACCACCCAGTCGATCTTCGGCACGATGATGTCGACCCCGAGCATCTCCGTCTCCGGGAAGGCGAGCCCCCCGTCGACGAGGAGGATCTCGTCGTCGTACTCGAAGGCGAACATGTTCTTACCGATCTCGCCCATGCCCCCGAGGGCGATGACCTTGAGGCGCTTGTCGTCCGCCGCGCCGGTCCTGGGACCGCCGTCTTGTGGGGCGGTGGCCCGCTGGCCCTGCGAGCGGCCCCGGCCGCGCCGAGCGCGCCCCTCGCCCTCCTTGGGCTTGGGGGCGTCGTGGCTGGGTGGCGCCGAGGCGTCGGGGCGCGCCGTGCCGGGCCGCCCCTGGGCCTTGTCCTGCTCGGCCCGCCTGGGCCGGCGTCTACCGGTGAGCTTGCGCTCGTCGTCTGCCATATGTTCCGTCCCGAGCCGTCCGCGTCCGCGCCTTGCGGCGCGCCTCACGGGCGGCGCGGGCTCCCTTCGTGTCGCTTGGTCGGGGCCGCGCCTTGCTCGGCGCCGGCCGCCGGTTGGTCGTGCGTGGTGGGCGGCGCGTGAGCGCCGCCCGTGAGCCGTGCCTCAGAGGCGGCGCTACCTCAGAAGCGGTCGCGCCTCGGGCCGCGGTCGCCGCCGCGACCGCCGCGGTCGTTGCCGCGCCTCTCGCCCGAGCGGCGCGGACCGCGCGGGGCGATCTTGCCCTCCAGCTCGGGCCTCACGAGGTCGATCTTGCCGCGCTCGTCGATGCCGTTGACCTTCACCTTCACGTGGTCGCCCTGCTTGAGGAAGTCCTCGACGTTCTCCACGCGCTCCTCGGCGATCTGGCTGATGTGGAGCAGGCCGTCCGTGCCGGGGAAGAGCGTGATGAAGGCGCCGAACTCCGTGATCTTGGCGACCACGCCGTCGTACTCCTTGCCAAGCTCGGCGGTGGCGGTGATGGCCTCGATCTGCGCCTTGACGGCCTGCGCCGCGTGGGAGTCCTCCGAGTAGATGCGCACGGTGCCGTCCTCCTGCACCTCGACGGTGGCCCCCATGGCCTCCAGCTCCCGGATCTGCTTCCCGCCGGGCCCGATGACCGTGCCGATCTTGTCGGTCGGGATCTTGACCTGGAGGATGCGGGGCGCGCGCGCCGAGATCTCTGCGCGCGGCGCCGGCAGGGCACCCTTCATCTGCTCGAGGATGTGCAGCCGACCAGCGCGCGCTTGCGCCAACGCCTCGCGCATGATGGCCGCCGTGATGCCACCGATCTTGATGTCCATCTGCAGCGCCGTGACGCCCTCCGCCGTCCCGGTCACCTTGAAGTCCATGTCGCCGAGGGCGTCCTCGGAGCCGAGGATGTCGGTGAGGATGCGGTAGTCAGCGCCGTCCATGACGAGGCCCATGGCGATGCCCGCCACGGGCGCGCGCAACGGCACGCCGGCGTCCATGAGCGCAAGGCACCCGGCGCAAACGGTGGCCATGGACGACGAGCCGTTCGACTCCAACGTCTCGCCCACGACCCTGACGACGTACGGGAACTCCTCCTGGCTGGGCATGACGTCGAGCAGTGCCCGCCGCGCCAGGTTGCCGTGGCCCAGCTCGCGCCGGCCCGTGCCGCGCAACCGCTTCACCTCGCCCGTCGAGAACGGCGGGAAGTTGTAGTGGAGCATGAACTCCTCGCTGTTGTCGAGGCCGAGGTCGTCGACGAGGCGGTTGTCGCGCCCGGTGCCGAGGGTGGCGACGCCGAGGACCTGCGTCTCGCCCCGCGTGAACACCGCCGAGCCGTGCGCCATGGGCAACACGCCCGTCTCGATCCAGATGGGCCGCACCTGGTCGGACCGGCGGCCGTCCGTGCGCAGGTTCTCCTGCAGCACGAGGCGCCGCATGGCGGCCTGCTCGGCCTTGTCGAAGGCGGCCTTCAGCTCGTCGACCTGCTGCTTGGCGCCGTCCGCCTCGACGTCGGGAACGAAGCCCGCGACCATCTCGTCGCGCAGCGCCTTCAGAGCGACGGCGCGCTCGTGCTTGCCGCCTGTCAGGAGGGCGTCGCGGAGGCGAGCAGCCACGGCGCGCTCGACCTTCGCGGCGACCTCGCTCGACACCTGGCTGGCCGGCGTGAAGCCGCGCTTCTCGCTGCCGATCTCGGCGCGCATGCGTTCGATCAGGTCGACCACGGGCGCGAGCTGCGCTTGGGCGAACTCGATCGCCCCGACCATCACGTCCTCGCTCAGCTCGTTGGCGGCGGCCTCGACCATGAGGACGGCGTCCTTCGAGCCGGCCACGGTCAGCTCCAGTTGCGAGCCGCCGTCGTGGAGGACGCGCATGCTGGGGTTGGCGACGTACTGCCCATCGACGTAACCCACCCCGCAGCAGGCGGTCGGGCCGCCCCACGGGATGTCGGAGATGCTGAGGGCCGCCGAGGCCCCGATGGCCGCGAGAGGCGCGGGGTCGTTCACCTGATCGGCGGAGAGGACGGTGACGATCACCTGGACCTCGTTGCGCAGGCCCTTCGGGAACAGCGGGCGGATCTGCCGGTCGACGATGCGGGCGTTCAGCGTGCCCTGCACGCCGGGGCGACCCTCGCGGCGCATGAACGAGCCCGGGATCTTGCCGATGGCGTAGTGGCGCTCCTCGTACTCGACGGTGAGGGGGAGGAACGGCACGGGGGAGGCGCCGTCCGACATCTCGGCCGTGACGAGCACGAGGGTGTCGCCGTACCGGACGGTGACGCTACCGGACGCCTGCTTGGCGAGCTTGCCGGTCTCGATCACCAGTTCGCGTCCGCCGAACTGGGTGGTGTACTTGCGGTGGTTGGGTAGGTTCACGCTCTCTCCTTCGACTCCTGCTCGACCCGCTGCTTGGCGCGGCCGCACCTACGGGGTGCGCCTGCGCCGTTTGGGGCCCCGGGACCGGGGCGACCGGGGCGTTGCGCGTGGCGCGGCGCCCGATACCGTGCGAACGGCGAGGCCCGGAAGGCCTCGCCGCTAGTGCCGTGACTAGTTGGGCCGCCGTGTCCGACGACCGGCCGCGTGATGGCGCCGGGCCGGCTCAGCAGGGCGACACGCTCCCGACAGCCCGTTACCGGCGCAGGCCGAGGCTGGCGATGAGTTCCTTGTAAGCGTCGTAGTTCGTGCGCTCCAAGTAAGAGAGGAGCCGCTTGCGCTTGCCGACCATCATCAGGAGGCCACGGCGGCCGTGATGGTCCTTCTTGTGCACCTGCAGGTGCTGGCTGAGCTCCTCGATACGCTTGGTGAGGAGCGCGACCTGGACGGCCGTCGAACCGGTGTCCTGAGCGTCTTTGC encodes the following:
- a CDS encoding NUDIX domain-containing protein, whose product is MHHSAATNLEPLDVLGPDGRSTGVVKARGKVHEDGDWHRAIHIWVVQQERYVLLQRRSRDKELEPLRLDVSVGGHLRAGETLLDALREAEEELGLELRPGQVEYLGTAVSERRYPGHEPPLLDREHQDVYVVRDDRPLQAYRLQASEVDTLYEVPLEKAIALFEAGEPVAAAGYDSMRRPSDALLYAADLPSQGREVHLEALRRVAAYLRGEGAPDIARRPFGVYTPADV
- a CDS encoding nucleotidyl transferase AbiEii/AbiGii toxin family protein encodes the protein MSYVGAPKTVRSLEQRIRNLAGGEDLALRRRISMALVVVSQMLPEGAIKGGSAMALRYGRRTRFTQDVDAALVKSLARFQSDFEQSLAAGWQGFTGRLIKRPAPKPPAVPTAYVMQPFEVKLDYRGRSWCKVKFELGHNELGDADEPEYQLAEDLSDLFADVGFDAPQPAPVLRAEHRIAQKLHALSAERSDRARDLVDLQLLEQREELDLVAVAATCARLFDHRQQHAWPPTISLGANWDTLYLEAAEGLEVRPGVEEAVTWANEFIQRNATNGTRPSSANEGF
- the rpsO gene encoding 30S ribosomal protein S15 codes for the protein MTITAEQKSEVVRQYGKDAQDTGSTAVQVALLTKRIEELSQHLQVHKKDHHGRRGLLMMVGKRKRLLSYLERTNYDAYKELIASLGLRR
- the pnp gene encoding polyribonucleotide nucleotidyltransferase, with product MNLPNHRKYTTQFGGRELVIETGKLAKQASGSVTVRYGDTLVLVTAEMSDGASPVPFLPLTVEYEERHYAIGKIPGSFMRREGRPGVQGTLNARIVDRQIRPLFPKGLRNEVQVIVTVLSADQVNDPAPLAAIGASAALSISDIPWGGPTACCGVGYVDGQYVANPSMRVLHDGGSQLELTVAGSKDAVLMVEAAANELSEDVMVGAIEFAQAQLAPVVDLIERMRAEIGSEKRGFTPASQVSSEVAAKVERAVAARLRDALLTGGKHERAVALKALRDEMVAGFVPDVEADGAKQQVDELKAAFDKAEQAAMRRLVLQENLRTDGRRSDQVRPIWIETGVLPMAHGSAVFTRGETQVLGVATLGTGRDNRLVDDLGLDNSEEFMLHYNFPPFSTGEVKRLRGTGRRELGHGNLARRALLDVMPSQEEFPYVVRVVGETLESNGSSSMATVCAGCLALMDAGVPLRAPVAGIAMGLVMDGADYRILTDILGSEDALGDMDFKVTGTAEGVTALQMDIKIGGITAAIMREALAQARAGRLHILEQMKGALPAPRAEISARAPRILQVKIPTDKIGTVIGPGGKQIRELEAMGATVEVQEDGTVRIYSEDSHAAQAVKAQIEAITATAELGKEYDGVVAKITEFGAFITLFPGTDGLLHISQIAEERVENVEDFLKQGDHVKVKVNGIDERGKIDLVRPELEGKIAPRGPRRSGERRGNDRGGRGGDRGPRRDRF
- a CDS encoding ribonuclease J; translated protein: MADDERKLTGRRRPRRAEQDKAQGRPGTARPDASAPPSHDAPKPKEGEGRARRGRGRSQGQRATAPQDGGPRTGAADDKRLKVIALGGMGEIGKNMFAFEYDDEILLVDGGLAFPETEMLGVDIIVPKIDWVVENAHKVKGWVLTHGHEDHIGGLPYMLRLLPKVPMYGARLTLGLLRGKFEEFKLSEADVDLHEISTDARVKISPNFTVDFFRMTHSIPDNSGLVIHTPIGRVVHSGDFKLDYNPADGKTSHLHKLAQAGAEGVLLLISDSTNAERPGYTPSEHDVAMAVDEIVAKAKGRVIVTTFSSHVHRLQNFLRIAEKYGRRVVLEGRSMIKAMNIAQELGYIESRNPVLNSDDIGDLQDDKVLFLCTGSQGQPMAALSRLANGTHRKIRLKPGDTVILSSNPIPGNEEAVGRVINQLYASRVNVLYPPAYKVHASGHASREELKLILDLTRPKFFLPWHGEMRHQVHHQRLADGMSHPPQKTMIVANGDVVELSRDDMKVTGSVDAGVVLIDTVGKAGDEVTEPIIRDRQTLSAEGVVVIMALASKTPAVEVIMRGVVHGNNGLKDEVERIALESLQRGVREKRRLSDIRDDIFYPVRRYIRKATGRTPLIVPTVIEN
- a CDS encoding VOC family protein — protein: MALPAEPTLDHLVYGVTDLPAAVERIADATGVAPVEGGRHLGRGTRNFLAGFTPTAYLEIIALDAEHPTAAGTAVPFGVDRLREDRLIAWAVHPSGAAAAAAESRRLGADHGDLRGMSRLTTSGATLDWRLALAEPDAAGALPWGGVAPFIIDWGATRHPAADLPRLRLAGFMLVTPDVTALRQLLGAVGATSDPPPSMVAGPAGLRAIIAGPRGELEL